The Nycticebus coucang isolate mNycCou1 chromosome 2, mNycCou1.pri, whole genome shotgun sequence genome includes a window with the following:
- the RNF224 gene encoding RING finger protein 224 isoform X2, translating into MLQLEDPPAAEEGGTRRIDCIICYSAYDLSGHLPRRLYCGHTFCQACMRRLDMPVHEQRWIPCPQCRQSTPTPRGGVAMLDLDLAAFLAIKAEREPARMEPWPPTPLKDGTAITQQPTGLCPTLDPQPHFPPARCCWNCSSLCCLSLGSHEV; encoded by the coding sequence ATGCTGCAGCTCGAGGACCCCCCAGCTGCAGAAGAGGGTGGGACCCGGCGGATTGACTGCATCATTTGCTACTCAGCCTATGACCTCTCTGGGCACCTACCCCGCCGCCTCTACTGCGGACATACCTTCTGCCAGGCATGCATGCGGCGGCTGGACATGCCTGTGCACGAACAGCGCTGGATCCCCTGCCCGCAGTGCCGCCAGAGCACACCCACACCTCGAGGAGGGGTGGCCATGCTGGACCTGGACTTGGCTGCCTTTTTGGCTATTAAGGCTGAACGAGAGCCAGCAAGAATGGAGCCCTGGCCCCCTACACCCCTCAAAGATGGCACCGCTATCACTCAGCAGCCGACTGGGCTCTGCCCCACCTTGGACCCCCAGCCCCACTTTCCCCCAGCAAGATGCTGCTGGAACTGTAGCAGCCTCTGCTGCCTGTCCCTGGGTAGCCACGAGGTCTGA
- the RNF224 gene encoding RING finger protein 224 isoform X1, with amino-acid sequence MHLPAPQSYLLITCAGQSQSWLGRLQPCCCPLTASLYTSPRMLQLEDPPAAEEGGTRRIDCIICYSAYDLSGHLPRRLYCGHTFCQACMRRLDMPVHEQRWIPCPQCRQSTPTPRGGVAMLDLDLAAFLAIKAEREPARMEPWPPTPLKDGTAITQQPTGLCPTLDPQPHFPPARCCWNCSSLCCLSLGSHEV; translated from the coding sequence ATGCACCTGCCAGCCCCACAGTCCTACCTCCTGATCACCTGTGCTGGCCAGTCACAGAGTTGGCTAGGCAGGTTGCAGCCATGCTGCTGCCCACTTACGGCCTCCCTGTATACCTCCCCCAGGATGCTGCAGCTCGAGGACCCCCCAGCTGCAGAAGAGGGTGGGACCCGGCGGATTGACTGCATCATTTGCTACTCAGCCTATGACCTCTCTGGGCACCTACCCCGCCGCCTCTACTGCGGACATACCTTCTGCCAGGCATGCATGCGGCGGCTGGACATGCCTGTGCACGAACAGCGCTGGATCCCCTGCCCGCAGTGCCGCCAGAGCACACCCACACCTCGAGGAGGGGTGGCCATGCTGGACCTGGACTTGGCTGCCTTTTTGGCTATTAAGGCTGAACGAGAGCCAGCAAGAATGGAGCCCTGGCCCCCTACACCCCTCAAAGATGGCACCGCTATCACTCAGCAGCCGACTGGGCTCTGCCCCACCTTGGACCCCCAGCCCCACTTTCCCCCAGCAAGATGCTGCTGGAACTGTAGCAGCCTCTGCTGCCTGTCCCTGGGTAGCCACGAGGTCTGA